A region from the Arachis ipaensis cultivar K30076 chromosome B01, Araip1.1, whole genome shotgun sequence genome encodes:
- the LOC107635285 gene encoding metacaspase-5 — protein sequence MAKKAVLIGCNYPGTKAELKGCINDVWRMHKCLVDRYGFSEDDITVLIDTDDSYTQPTGKNIRSALSRLVRSARPGDVLFVHYSGHGTRLPAETGEDDDTGYDECIVPCDMNLITDDDFREFVDGIPRGCKLTIISDSCHSGGLVEEAKEQIGHSTKEEDAGSGSGSGSGFGLSSFLHRKVEDAIESRGIHIPSSLKHHGRHRDDDEAEDRDFELPRGEYGYVKNRSLPLSTLIDILKQKTGKDDIDVGKLRPTLFDVFGEDSSPKVKKFMNVIFSKLQQGGGGGEQGGFLGMVGSLAQEFLKQKLDENDEGYAKPAMETPVGNKHEAYAGSTKRGFPDGGILMSGCQTDQTSADASPAGHSASAYGAFSNAVQAIIEETDGRVTNHELVLKAREKLKREGFTQQPGLYCSDHHVDVPFVC from the exons ATGGCGAAAAAGGCGGTACTGATCGGATGCAACTATCCGGGAACCAAGGCTGAGCTCAAAGGATGCATCAACGACGTCTGGCGGATGCACAAATGCCTCGTCGACCGTTACGGTTTCTCGGAGGATGACATCACCGTCCTCATCGACACCGACGACTCCTACACTCAGCCAACCGGCAAGAACATACGCTCCGCCCTCTCCCGCCTCGTCCGATCTGCCCGTCCTGGCGACGTCTTGTTCGTCCACTACAGCGGCCACGGCACCCGCCTCCCCGCCGAGACCGGCGAGGACGATGACACTGGCTATGACGAGTGCATTGTTCCTTGCGATATGAACCTCATCACTG ATGATGATTTCAGGGAATTTGTAGACGGGATCCCAAGAGGTTGTAAGCTCACAATTATCTCAGATTCTTGTCACAGTGGTGGCCTAGTTGAAGAAGCTAAGGAGCAGATAGGGCATAgcacaaaggaggaagatgctgGCTCTGGCTCTGGCTCCGGCTCAGGGTTTGGATTATCAAGCTTCCTACACCGGAAGGTGGAAGATGCCATCGAGTCTCGTGGGATTCATATCCCCTCATCATTGAAGCATCATGGTAGACACAGGGATGACGATGAAGCTGAAGACAGGGATTTTGAACTTCCGCGTGGTGAATATGGCTATGTAAAGAACAGGTCTCTGCCACTTTCAACTCTCATTGATATACTCAAGCAAAAAACTGGTAAAGATGATATAGATGTTGGGAAGCTGAGACCTACACTCTTTGATGTTTTTGGGGAAGACTCTAGCCCTAAAGTAAAGAAGTTCATGAATGTTATCTTCAGCAAACTCCAACAAGGTGGTGGAGGTGGAGAACAGGGTGGATTCTTGGGGATGGTGGGTAGTCTTGCCCAAGAGTTTCTCAAGCAGAagctggatgagaatgatgagggATACGCAAAACCTGCCATGGAGACACCTGTTGGAAACAAGCATGAGGCATACGCCGGATCAACTAAGCGTGGCTTTCCTGATGGTGGGATCCTGATGAGCGGCTGTCAGACTGACCAGACTTCGGCCGATGCAAGTCCTGCTGGACATTCTGCCAGTGCTTATGGAGCTTTTAGCAATGCAGTACAGGCTATAATTGAGGAGACTGATGGTAGAGTTACAAACCATGAGCTTGTTCTGAAGGCTAGAGAGAAGCTCAAGCGAGAGGGATTCACTCAACAACCTGGACTCTATTGCAGCGACCACCATGTTGATGTTCCCTTTGTTTGTTGA